In a genomic window of bacterium:
- a CDS encoding DUF1559 domain-containing protein, with the protein MSKRTGFTLIELLVVIAIIAILAAILFPVFAKAREKARQSSCMSNTKQLAVGVLQYAQDYDEKFPTRYTAATGQWSNVIQPYVKNWQLFVCPSTNNYSYGWQQTYLNYRAIGTILSPSETVMICDNGMVNNSAGGKGWDWEVDAPSIFGNPPAAPADEINGIPLASDPQYRARPRPIHNDGCNIAFVDGHSKWMKTTQFFYGQSPADKYFDLN; encoded by the coding sequence ATGTCCAAGCGCACAGGCTTTACGCTGATTGAGTTACTGGTTGTGATCGCCATCATCGCCATTCTGGCGGCGATCCTCTTCCCCGTGTTCGCCAAGGCTCGGGAGAAGGCCCGGCAGTCGTCCTGCATGAGCAACACCAAGCAGCTTGCTGTCGGCGTTCTGCAGTATGCCCAGGACTATGACGAGAAGTTCCCGACCCGGTACACGGCGGCGACCGGGCAGTGGTCCAACGTGATTCAGCCCTACGTCAAGAACTGGCAGCTGTTCGTCTGCCCCAGCACCAACAACTACTCGTACGGTTGGCAGCAGACCTACCTGAACTACAGGGCCATCGGCACGATTCTGTCTCCGTCCGAAACGGTCATGATCTGCGACAACGGCATGGTCAACAACAGCGCCGGCGGGAAGGGTTGGGACTGGGAGGTTGACGCTCCCAGCATCTTCGGCAACCCGCCCGCGGCGCCAGCGGACGAGATCAACGGCATCCCGCTGGCCAGTGACCCTCAGTACCGCGCAAGGCCCCGCCCGATCCACAACGATGGCTGCAACATCGCCTTCGTGGATGGGCACTCCAAGTGGATGAAGACCACACAGTTCTTCTATGGCCAGTCGCCAGCCGACAAGTACTTTGACCTCAACTAG
- a CDS encoding DUF2334 domain-containing protein produces the protein MLAIFSNDDAGAAPGPRSTEDFRTVVRWLDSLGLHGTFFWVPEPPRREQAHEVWRETLEWACGRGHDFQLHGLSHDTCLEFGLPQASTRRANPAPFEEYERHLAHWQRRHEAECLQERLERGIGHYERTFGSRPVAFRAPCFGVSPGMYEALAAVGIGVSSSRGINPTATAYALERGLSSPQRPSRAGKPALQLWQPDFPCVPWTEPPGVLEVPCMEDLCIGGVTPEQAEERLALVLSELEHFLAAAGEDGVLVIGSHYASMMRTWEQTRPLLEAMFEWLARQGVTEWMTFAEYVTILSAGT, from the coding sequence GTGCTCGCCATCTTCTCCAATGACGACGCCGGGGCCGCCCCCGGCCCCCGCAGCACCGAGGACTTCCGTACTGTCGTGAGGTGGCTCGACAGCCTCGGCCTGCACGGCACGTTCTTCTGGGTGCCTGAGCCGCCCCGGCGGGAGCAGGCGCACGAGGTCTGGCGCGAGACGCTGGAGTGGGCCTGCGGGCGCGGACATGACTTCCAGCTCCACGGCCTCAGCCACGACACCTGCCTGGAGTTCGGCCTCCCCCAGGCCAGCACCCGCCGCGCCAACCCGGCGCCCTTCGAGGAGTACGAGCGCCACCTGGCGCACTGGCAGCGCCGGCACGAGGCGGAGTGTCTGCAGGAGAGGCTCGAACGCGGGATCGGCCACTACGAGCGCACGTTCGGTAGCCGCCCGGTCGCCTTCCGGGCGCCGTGCTTCGGCGTCAGCCCCGGCATGTACGAGGCGCTGGCGGCCGTCGGCATTGGCGTCTCCTCCAGCCGGGGCATCAACCCCACGGCGACGGCCTATGCGTTGGAGCGCGGGCTTTCCAGCCCGCAGCGGCCGTCGCGGGCTGGAAAGCCCGCGCTCCAACTGTGGCAGCCTGACTTCCCTTGCGTGCCCTGGACCGAGCCCCCCGGCGTGCTGGAGGTTCCCTGCATGGAGGACCTCTGCATCGGCGGCGTGACGCCCGAGCAGGCCGAGGAGCGGTTAGCCCTGGTCCTCTCGGAGCTGGAGCACTTCCTGGCCGCCGCCGGCGAGGACGGGGTGCTGGTCATCGGCAGCCACTACGCCTCGATGATGCGCACCTGGGAACAGACGCGGCCCTTGCTGGAGGCCATGTTCGAGTGGCTGGCCCGACAGGGCGTAACAGAGTGGATGACATTTGCCGAATACGTAACTATACTATCCGCAGGAACCTGA